In a single window of the Raphanus sativus cultivar WK10039 chromosome 9, ASM80110v3, whole genome shotgun sequence genome:
- the LOC108828745 gene encoding heavy metal-associated isoprenylated plant protein 13, translating to MTAKKAVLQLSVHDEKIRKKAFVTVSRSPGVSSITMDDKTGKMTVVGEVDTPVLVMKLRKLCNAEIVSVEVVKPPEKKPEPAKPDPAKPAPAKPAEIVAFPVTHMNYPYQYHSSYANSYYQPYGNSRVVEEPNTCVLM from the exons ATGACCGCTAAG AAAGCTGTGTTGCAATTGAGTGTTCACGATGAGAAAATCAGGAAGAAAGCGTTTGTGACCGTTTCTCGATCTCCAGGGGTCTCTTCGATAACAATGGATGACAAAACCGGGAAAATGACAGTAGTTGGAGAAGTTGATACACCAGTTCTCGTGATGAAGCTAAGGAAACTGTGTAATGCAGAAATCGTTTCGGTTGAAGTTGTTAAACCACCTGAGAAAAAGCCTGAACCGGCAAAACCGGATCCAGCAAAACCTGCTCCGGCTAAACCAGCTGAAATTGTTGCCTTTCCAGTTACGCATATGAACTACCCGTACCAGTATCATTCTTCCTATGCAAATTCGTACTATCAGCCATACGGGAATTCTAGAGTTGTAGAGGAACCAAATACTTGTGTGCTTATGTGA
- the LOC108833615 gene encoding heavy metal-associated isoprenylated plant protein 13: MTAKKAVLQLSVHEERIRKKAFVTVSRSPGVSSITMDDKTGKMTVVGEVDVPVLVMKLRKLCNAEIVSVEVVKPPEKKPEPAKPDPAKPAEIVAYPVTHMNYSYQYHSSYANSHYQPFGNSRVVVEEPNTCVLM; the protein is encoded by the exons ATGACCGCTAAG AAAGCTGTGTTGCAATTGAGTGTCCACGAAGAGAGAATCAGGAAGAAAGCGTTTGTGACCGTTTCTCGATCTCCAGGGGTCTCTTCGATAACAATGGATGACAAAACCGGGAAAATGACAGTAGTTGGAGAAGTTGATGTACCGGTTCTCGTGATGAAGCTAAGGAAACTGTGTAATGCCGAAATCGTTTCGGTTGAAGTTGTTAAACCACCTGAGAAAAAGCCTGAACCGGCGAAACCGGATCCAGCTAAACCGGCTGAAATTGTCGCCTATCCGGTTACGCATATGAACTACTCGTACCAGTATCATTCTTCTTATGCGAATTCGCATTATCAGCCATTCGGCAATTCTAGAGTTGTGGTGGAGGAACCAAACACTTGTGTGCTTATGTGA